The segment TAAATGTCCCAAACAGCAGTCAGGGTGAATAGCCGTTTATGATTTTAACGTACGGATAAAAGTGGAAATATCCGTTACAAGGTCTGTAGATTTGGAGAGCACTTTTATAAATGCACTACCTACAATAACTCCAGCTCCATATTGACAGGCGGTTGAGAAAGTCTGACGATTGGAAATACCAAAGCCGATAAGAAATGGATTGTTTAATTGCTTATCGCGCAGGCGTTGAAAATAATCCAATTGATCCGCTGAAAATTCATTCCTTGAACCGGTAGTACTGGAGGATGAAACTGCATAAATAAAACCACGACTGGCCTGATCAATGCGCTGAATGCGCTCATCGGAAGTAGTGGGTGAAATGAGAAAAATATTTTGCAGATCCAACTCCTCCATTTTGTCCTTATAGTTTCGTTCAAACTCATCAAATGGCATATCGGGTAAGATTAATCCATCTACACCGGCCGTAGCAGCATCTGCAAAGAAACGATCCATACCATATTGCATTACAGGATTCAAATACCCCATGAGGATAATGGGCATTGAAACTGTTTTACGTATTTCTTTTACCTGTTCCAACAGCAACTTTACCGTCATGCCATTATCAATAGCCTGCTTACTGCTTTGCTGAATCACCGGGCCATCAGCGATGGGATCAGAAAATGGTATTCCGATTTCAATCATATCAACCCCTGCCAACTGAAGTTGCTTTGCAATCTCAACGGTGTCGTGAAGGGTGGGAAAGCCCGCTGTAAAAAATACTGAAAGTATATTGTCCTTCTTTTGCTGAAAAAGTGCGTCAATGCGATTCATAAAATTAATGGTCTCTGTAATTCTTCTCCCCTACTGGTACAGCAAAGGGCAATATGTTTTGTTTCGGTGGTAAAGGACAGGTTGCAAATTCAGTAAAGGCACATGGTGGATTATAGGACTTATTGAAATCGATGATCACATTATCGCCCGACACAGGTACCGGTACATACATATACCGTCCGGCACCGTAGGTTTCGCGTGCGTTGGTTTCATCACCGAAAATAACGAAGAACTCATCCCCTCCTTCATCAAGTGCATCCAGGCGGTATTCGTTACCCTGCCAGGTAAATACCAACGTTCCTACTGATCGTTGTTGCAGGGTTTGTCC is part of the Cyclobacteriaceae bacterium genome and harbors:
- a CDS encoding tryptophan synthase subunit alpha; amino-acid sequence: MNRIDALFQQKKDNILSVFFTAGFPTLHDTVEIAKQLQLAGVDMIEIGIPFSDPIADGPVIQQSSKQAIDNGMTVKLLLEQVKEIRKTVSMPIILMGYLNPVMQYGMDRFFADAATAGVDGLILPDMPFDEFERNYKDKMEELDLQNIFLISPTTSDERIQRIDQASRGFIYAVSSSSTTGSRNEFSADQLDYFQRLRDKQLNNPFLIGFGISNRQTFSTACQYGAGVIVGSAFIKVLSKSTDLVTDISTFIRTLKS